The Roseimicrobium gellanilyticum genome contains a region encoding:
- the rplO gene encoding 50S ribosomal protein L15 yields the protein MRLHDLKPTKGARHRRKRVGCGESSGHGKTSGRGNKGQKARSGGAIRPGFEGGQMPLYRRLPKKGFSNAMFKNVTAVVNLSDLNERFEDGAVVNEESLRQAGLVKGTYDVVKVLGAGEVTRKLTVEVSSISASAKEKIEKAGGTVTLKA from the coding sequence ATGAGACTTCACGACCTCAAACCCACCAAGGGCGCCCGCCATCGTCGCAAGCGCGTTGGCTGCGGTGAAAGCTCCGGCCACGGCAAGACCTCCGGCCGCGGCAACAAGGGCCAGAAGGCACGCTCCGGCGGCGCCATCCGCCCCGGCTTCGAAGGTGGCCAGATGCCCCTTTACCGCCGTCTTCCCAAGAAGGGCTTCAGCAACGCCATGTTCAAGAACGTGACTGCCGTGGTGAATCTCAGCGACCTCAACGAGCGCTTCGAAGATGGCGCGGTGGTCAACGAGGAGAGCCTGCGTCAGGCTGGCCTGGTCAAGGGCACGTACGACGTGGTCAAGGTGCTCGGTGCCGGCGAGGTGACGCGTAAGCTCACCGTGGAGGTGTCCAGCATCAGCGCCTCCGCCAAGGAAAAAATCGAAAAGGCAGGCGGTACAGTCACGCTGAAAGCATGA
- the secY gene encoding preprotein translocase subunit SecY, with protein MISAFVNIFKIPDLRQRILFTLAMIVIVRIGYAITLPGVNPHVLQAWIDLKQADSGNNPFAAAAALVNVFSGGGLQRCAIFALGIMPYISASIMMQLLTAVVPSMSKLSREDGGRQKINQWTRYATVALCLFQGYLLAASLKNPGQNIFLDGLDKAMTAVGSPLVPDHNLGFIITAVLTMTAGSMFIMWMGEQITERGIGNGVSLLICINIVADLPGALVRVWKTFIANEQASTMDAMKLLAMLVLLVAVIAGIIALTQAQRRIAIQYAKRVVGRKVYGGQTQYMPLKVNYAGVMPIIFAQAILLFPAQIIGFMFPHQAAVQEWANWLANGWPNIIISTTLIFFFSYFWVATMFQPNQIAEDLKKSGGYIPGQRPGKPTADFLDYTMSRLTFAGALFLTLIYLLPLLVQRSMKIDPTVAQFFGGTSILILVGVVLDVMRQVETHLLQRHYDGFLRKGKIRGRFERQSGGGLAADPKMVVMLWTAIAIIAIVGVAFAALHGK; from the coding sequence ATGATCTCCGCCTTTGTAAACATCTTCAAAATTCCGGATCTGCGGCAGCGGATTCTGTTCACCCTGGCCATGATTGTCATCGTGCGCATCGGGTACGCGATCACGCTTCCCGGCGTGAATCCGCATGTGCTCCAGGCGTGGATTGACCTCAAGCAGGCCGACTCGGGCAACAATCCCTTCGCTGCGGCAGCGGCGTTGGTGAACGTGTTCAGCGGTGGTGGTCTGCAGCGGTGCGCGATTTTCGCCCTCGGGATCATGCCCTACATCAGTGCGAGCATCATGATGCAGCTCCTCACTGCGGTGGTGCCCAGCATGAGCAAGCTTTCCCGTGAAGACGGCGGCAGGCAAAAGATCAACCAGTGGACCCGGTATGCCACCGTGGCGCTTTGTCTTTTCCAAGGCTACCTCCTCGCTGCTTCACTCAAGAATCCGGGACAAAACATCTTCCTCGATGGCCTGGATAAGGCCATGACGGCCGTCGGCAGTCCGCTGGTGCCGGATCACAATCTGGGCTTCATCATCACTGCCGTGCTTACCATGACGGCGGGCAGCATGTTCATCATGTGGATGGGTGAGCAAATCACTGAGCGCGGCATTGGCAACGGTGTGTCGCTTCTGATCTGCATCAACATCGTGGCAGATCTCCCCGGCGCTCTCGTGCGGGTCTGGAAGACTTTCATTGCCAATGAGCAGGCGAGCACCATGGATGCCATGAAGCTTCTGGCCATGCTTGTGCTGCTGGTGGCGGTCATCGCGGGCATCATTGCGCTGACCCAGGCGCAGCGCCGCATTGCCATCCAGTACGCGAAGCGCGTGGTGGGCCGCAAGGTCTACGGCGGGCAGACGCAGTACATGCCTCTGAAGGTGAACTATGCGGGGGTGATGCCCATCATCTTCGCCCAGGCCATCCTGCTCTTCCCTGCGCAGATCATCGGCTTCATGTTCCCCCACCAGGCTGCGGTGCAGGAGTGGGCGAACTGGCTCGCCAACGGCTGGCCGAATATCATCATCTCCACCACGCTGATCTTCTTCTTCAGCTATTTCTGGGTGGCGACGATGTTCCAGCCCAACCAGATTGCGGAAGACCTCAAGAAGAGCGGTGGTTACATCCCCGGTCAGCGCCCCGGCAAGCCCACGGCGGACTTCCTTGATTACACCATGAGCCGCCTCACTTTCGCGGGCGCACTCTTCCTGACCCTCATCTATCTGCTTCCACTTCTGGTGCAGCGCAGCATGAAGATCGACCCCACGGTGGCCCAGTTCTTCGGCGGTACCAGCATCCTGATTCTCGTGGGTGTGGTGCTCGATGTGATGCGCCAGGTGGAAACCCATCTTCTGCAGCGCCACTACGACGGCTTCCTGCGCAAGGGCAAGATTCGCGGACGCTTCGAGCGCCAGAGCGGTGGTGGCCTTGCCGCCGACCCCAAGATGGTGGTGATGCTCTGGACGGCGATCGCGATTATCGCCATCGTGGGAGTGGCCTTTGCGGCACTCCACGGCAAATAA
- the rpsE gene encoding 30S ribosomal protein S5 — protein sequence MAATNSRRDNRGADDGEKSDMLEKVVFINRCAKVVKGGRRFSFSALVVAGDQKGRVGFGFGKANEVSDAIKKASESSRKDLQTVNLLNATIPHEVTGEHGGGRVLLKPASPGTGIIAGGGVRAVCEAAGVKDVLAKSLGSSNHANVVKATLAALSALRMPDEILKMRGKKIASKQAI from the coding sequence ATGGCCGCTACCAATAGCAGAAGAGACAACCGCGGAGCCGACGATGGCGAAAAGAGCGACATGCTCGAGAAGGTTGTGTTCATCAACCGATGCGCCAAAGTCGTGAAGGGCGGTCGCCGCTTCAGCTTCAGCGCCCTCGTCGTCGCCGGTGACCAGAAAGGTCGCGTCGGCTTCGGCTTCGGCAAAGCGAACGAAGTTTCGGACGCCATCAAGAAGGCCAGCGAATCTTCCCGCAAGGACCTCCAGACCGTGAATCTCCTCAATGCCACCATCCCCCACGAGGTGACCGGTGAGCACGGTGGTGGCCGCGTGCTGCTCAAGCCCGCATCCCCTGGTACCGGCATCATCGCTGGTGGTGGGGTGCGCGCCGTGTGCGAAGCCGCTGGTGTGAAGGACGTGCTGGCCAAGTCCCTTGGCTCCAGCAACCACGCCAACGTGGTGAAGGCCACGCTGGCCGCTCTCTCCGCCCTGCGCATGCCGGACGAAATCCTCAAGATGCGCGGCAAGAAGATCGCCTCCAAGCAGGCCATCTAA